In Priestia megaterium NBRC 15308 = ATCC 14581, the following proteins share a genomic window:
- a CDS encoding DUF6421 family protein, protein MLTKNHTQSLVELLNDKIVPALYEIRKYQGPNGEVKRNYEKARELLLKVVAETETIYNSLNLPEVWNALKNDVCEWIERGLDQSPYFDQTLIAYSPPANREATFFLGPIVTPNGPTKRGFYLEAFIAVRDEPEIMKSIEADLPHPKNGCESLKLLAGTQGFMEGKCIVFFPENVKTKEKVTSQNFAIFFFNKFHSIYNEDTLKRASSIFPDFNFKSHTMNREDTYQARVIWGYLHDYYHHCGNKPFDQHIQAKMNFFAGILEEVKVDCQTVLTLHKRKYPFWEEITEFVLFERLLRYPSQHNAPRNFDSGTGFFLFSWLVANGRSISRKGDHAYLDLDICLKELDLLVKEIEELETIQRDLDYKEEAEHYVRKYLLPSENDDKFIIPDNYFINQQNKKIEVPYLLFDDHNL, encoded by the coding sequence ATGTTAACAAAAAATCATACCCAAAGTTTAGTGGAGTTATTAAACGATAAAATAGTACCTGCTCTATATGAGATAAGAAAATATCAGGGCCCAAATGGAGAGGTCAAAAGAAATTACGAAAAAGCTAGAGAGCTCTTATTAAAAGTAGTTGCAGAAACTGAAACAATATATAACTCTTTAAACTTACCTGAAGTGTGGAATGCATTAAAAAATGACGTATGTGAGTGGATTGAAAGAGGACTCGATCAGTCTCCTTACTTTGATCAAACGCTAATTGCCTATAGCCCGCCTGCAAACAGGGAAGCGACGTTCTTTTTAGGACCGATTGTAACGCCTAATGGCCCTACAAAAAGAGGATTTTATTTAGAAGCCTTTATCGCTGTTCGCGATGAACCTGAAATCATGAAATCCATCGAAGCAGACCTTCCTCATCCTAAAAATGGATGTGAATCTTTAAAGCTGTTGGCTGGTACTCAAGGATTTATGGAAGGAAAGTGTATTGTATTTTTCCCTGAGAATGTAAAAACAAAAGAAAAGGTAACAAGTCAAAACTTCGCGATATTTTTCTTTAATAAATTTCACAGCATATACAATGAGGATACATTAAAAAGAGCGTCTTCTATCTTTCCTGATTTCAACTTTAAATCTCATACTATGAATAGAGAAGACACTTATCAGGCAAGGGTAATCTGGGGATATCTGCATGATTATTACCATCACTGCGGAAATAAACCTTTTGACCAACATATACAGGCGAAAATGAATTTTTTTGCAGGCATACTAGAAGAAGTTAAAGTAGATTGCCAGACGGTGCTGACTCTTCATAAAAGAAAATATCCTTTTTGGGAAGAGATAACGGAATTTGTTCTCTTTGAACGACTTTTAAGATACCCTAGTCAGCATAATGCACCTCGAAACTTTGATTCTGGAACAGGTTTTTTTCTTTTTAGCTGGCTAGTTGCAAATGGGCGTTCAATATCCCGAAAAGGAGACCATGCTTATTTAGATTTAGACATATGCTTAAAAGAACTGGATCTTTTGGTAAAAGAAATTGAAGAACTTGAAACGATTCAAAGGGACCTTGACTATAAAGAAGAAGCTGAACATTATGTTCGAAAATACTTATTACCTAGTGAGAACGATGATAAATTTATTATCCCGGACAATTACTTTATTAATCAGCAAAATAAAAAGATTGAAGTCCCATACTTACTATTCGATGACCATAATCTTTAA
- a CDS encoding ATP-grasp domain-containing protein, with the protein MPLQNKHLAVVLQNTYLPFIFEEAEALGIKVTFFYNQEEVEPKHLKNVQNFIPIDLFHTPDKALEIIKAEHHKNPFDGIMTLYEPALEVVSQLTEELNLPGLSPFVISNCRNKQKMREVLKDNDLNTPYFKEVENTEELKNLSLPYPVVVKPSNGFSSQGVSRANNKKELIDSIEKVRRVNEEDLSKFTKNKTGMVIEQFIDGPEFAIETFSVEGEVYVLSIGYKGNSKGPFFEEGVYIAPAQLEENVWQSIAQEAARAANALGIDNGPAHIELRLDPAGKPYVIEIGARIGGSGISHYIVKESTGINYMELVFYYVLGLKPPVLKNERKRKKVVGNYIIPVQGHGIFKEIRGLEDVRRDTEVKRVIQFITKGTDILPYPHFSGYPGFILTTHESYSDCEQYYSYLDNKVKIVYKNKVNA; encoded by the coding sequence ATGCCGTTACAAAATAAGCATCTAGCAGTTGTGTTACAAAATACATATTTACCGTTTATTTTTGAAGAAGCAGAAGCTCTCGGAATTAAAGTGACGTTTTTTTATAACCAAGAAGAAGTAGAACCTAAGCATCTTAAAAACGTACAAAATTTCATACCCATCGATTTATTTCACACCCCAGACAAAGCTCTTGAGATTATTAAAGCAGAGCATCACAAAAATCCTTTTGACGGCATTATGACATTATACGAGCCTGCATTAGAGGTTGTATCTCAGCTGACAGAAGAATTAAACTTACCCGGTTTATCGCCATTTGTGATTAGTAACTGTCGCAACAAACAGAAGATGAGAGAGGTTTTAAAAGATAATGATCTTAACACTCCGTATTTTAAAGAGGTTGAAAACACGGAGGAATTAAAGAATCTTTCACTGCCTTATCCTGTCGTAGTAAAACCTTCTAACGGATTTTCCAGTCAAGGTGTATCACGAGCGAATAATAAAAAGGAACTGATTGACAGCATAGAAAAAGTGAGACGCGTAAATGAAGAAGACCTAAGTAAATTCACAAAAAATAAAACGGGCATGGTAATTGAACAATTTATAGACGGACCAGAGTTTGCTATTGAGACGTTTTCTGTAGAAGGAGAAGTTTATGTACTTTCTATAGGTTATAAAGGAAATTCCAAAGGACCTTTCTTTGAAGAAGGTGTTTATATAGCTCCAGCTCAGCTAGAAGAAAACGTTTGGCAATCTATTGCACAAGAAGCAGCTAGAGCAGCAAATGCTTTAGGAATTGATAATGGCCCGGCTCATATTGAATTACGCCTGGACCCAGCAGGAAAACCTTATGTAATTGAAATAGGAGCGCGCATTGGAGGATCTGGGATTTCTCATTATATTGTAAAAGAAAGTACAGGTATTAACTATATGGAGCTAGTTTTTTACTATGTATTAGGGTTAAAACCTCCTGTATTAAAAAATGAAAGAAAACGAAAGAAAGTGGTGGGCAACTACATTATCCCTGTGCAAGGTCATGGGATTTTTAAAGAAATTCGAGGCTTAGAAGACGTGCGTAGAGATACTGAAGTAAAAAGAGTTATTCAATTTATAACTAAAGGGACAGACATTTTACCATATCCGCACTTTTCAGGGTACCCTGGATTTATTTTAACCACTCATGAATCTTATTCCGACTGTGAGCAGTATTACAGCTATTTAGATAACAAAGTAAAAATCGTTTATAAAAATAAAGTAAACGCATAG
- a CDS encoding (2Fe-2S) ferredoxin domain-containing protein → MATWNLDTTKHHVLICNGSSCNRFGAEEVTQAIRSEIANQELDPYIHTTRTRCNGRCHDKCVVISYPDGIWYKDVKPQDSQELINSLKKDQPFVEKISHTFCEEGFQRTEGTVKGISKEKETVIKVSKKL, encoded by the coding sequence ATGGCAACATGGAACTTAGATACAACGAAACATCACGTTCTCATTTGCAATGGAAGCAGCTGCAATCGGTTTGGAGCCGAAGAAGTTACACAGGCGATTCGAAGTGAGATAGCCAATCAAGAATTAGATCCATACATACACACTACTCGCACTCGATGTAATGGTAGATGCCACGATAAATGCGTCGTCATTTCCTATCCAGACGGTATTTGGTATAAAGATGTGAAACCTCAGGATTCACAAGAGCTTATTAACTCATTAAAGAAGGATCAGCCTTTTGTGGAAAAAATAAGCCATACTTTTTGCGAAGAAGGCTTTCAGCGAACAGAAGGTACTGTGAAAGGTATCTCAAAAGAAAAAGAAACCGTCATCAAAGTGTCTAAAAAACTTTAA
- a CDS encoding valine--pyruvate transaminase yields the protein MTALHLSKIGNKMTNKVGVRAIMHDIQEVLNSDLNQYVNLSAGNPAILPQVYEMWEEALRDIVNDKQLKNLISQYGSSYGTHELIDCIREYFFTNYRIKLDREQVLITSGSQNLFFLALNSFCGTSKEGRVKKALIPMLPDYAGYSGVALEEGVIEGIPPILSKLDHHTFRYEFNKQAFKDKIAQDPDIGAVVLSRPNNPSGNILSEEAVQLISQVCKNYHIPLLIDSAYAPPFPAINFIKMDPIIHDNIIHCMSLSKAGLPGERIGIAIGKSDFIKVMEAFQSNMLIHSSRLGQRMVVNTLKSGKLPEVSANYIRTHYKQKHDYLKNLLTTCMPDDIPWYLHKAEGSLFGWLWLEGLPFSDSDLYNKLKAENLIVVPGGSFFHGSQSSSHNRECIRISLTATDEELKKGIHILSSVVKKIYSSNTILETGKI from the coding sequence GTGACTGCTTTGCATTTGAGTAAAATAGGAAACAAAATGACTAATAAAGTAGGCGTTCGCGCTATTATGCATGACATCCAAGAGGTGCTCAATTCCGATCTCAATCAATATGTGAATTTAAGTGCTGGCAACCCCGCCATCCTCCCTCAAGTTTATGAAATGTGGGAAGAAGCTTTAAGAGATATTGTGAACGACAAACAATTAAAAAATTTGATTAGCCAATATGGTTCTAGCTACGGTACGCATGAATTAATTGATTGCATAAGAGAATACTTCTTTACGAATTATCGTATTAAACTGGACAGAGAACAAGTCTTGATCACGTCGGGAAGTCAAAATCTCTTTTTTTTAGCTTTAAATTCGTTTTGCGGTACAAGTAAAGAAGGAAGAGTAAAAAAAGCATTAATACCTATGCTGCCAGATTACGCTGGGTATAGCGGAGTCGCACTCGAGGAAGGTGTAATAGAAGGAATTCCTCCTATCCTTTCAAAGCTTGATCATCATACGTTTCGTTATGAATTTAACAAACAAGCATTTAAAGATAAAATAGCTCAGGACCCAGACATCGGAGCTGTTGTATTATCAAGACCTAATAATCCAAGCGGCAACATCCTTTCCGAAGAAGCCGTACAGCTTATATCCCAAGTTTGCAAGAACTATCACATTCCATTGCTAATTGATTCAGCTTACGCACCGCCTTTTCCTGCTATTAATTTTATTAAAATGGATCCAATCATACATGATAATATCATTCACTGTATGAGTCTTTCTAAAGCCGGATTGCCTGGAGAGAGAATAGGAATTGCTATAGGAAAAAGTGACTTCATAAAAGTAATGGAAGCATTTCAATCAAATATGTTGATTCACTCCTCTAGGCTAGGGCAAAGAATGGTGGTTAACACCTTAAAAAGCGGGAAGTTACCTGAAGTTTCAGCTAACTATATAAGAACTCATTATAAACAAAAACATGACTATTTAAAAAACCTTTTAACTACATGTATGCCGGATGATATTCCTTGGTATTTGCACAAAGCGGAAGGTTCGTTATTTGGCTGGCTTTGGTTAGAAGGTTTGCCTTTCAGTGATAGCGATCTATACAATAAATTAAAAGCAGAAAACTTGATTGTAGTACCAGGCGGCTCATTCTTTCACGGCAGCCAATCTTCTTCTCACAACCGGGAGTGTATTCGTATAAGTCTTACTGCTACAGATGAGGAGTTAAAGAAAGGAATCCACATTCTTTCATCAGTAGTTAAGAAAATATACAGTTCAAATACCATACTTGAAACAGGGAAAATATAA
- the rpsN gene encoding 30S ribosomal protein S14 → MAKKSKIAKEKKRQALVEKYAELRKQLKEQGNYDELQKLPRDSSPTRLHNRCEVTGRPRGYLRKFKLSRIAFRELAHKGQLPGVKKSSW, encoded by the coding sequence TTGGCTAAAAAATCAAAGATCGCAAAGGAAAAGAAGCGACAGGCACTTGTTGAAAAATACGCTGAGTTAAGAAAACAGTTAAAGGAACAAGGAAATTATGATGAACTACAAAAACTCCCGAGAGATTCTTCGCCTACTCGCCTGCATAACCGCTGTGAGGTAACGGGAAGGCCTCGCGGATATTTGCGTAAGTTTAAACTTTCTCGAATTGCTTTTAGAGAGTTAGCTCACAAGGGACAGCTTCCTGGAGTGAAAAAATCAAGCTGGTAA
- a CDS encoding cell wall hydrolase has protein sequence MIKKLVIAIAMLIPSFGAGYSAFAAAPAHEQHVQVNKNDKELLARLVSAEAKGEPYAGKVAVATVVLNRVDSSKFPDTVKGVIYQKGQYSPVSNGQINKPADKDSKKAVEEAINFQGQGKGSLFFFNPDKTGDQWLRQKQETIKIGNHVFAK, from the coding sequence ATGATAAAGAAACTAGTAATCGCTATAGCAATGCTTATCCCAAGTTTTGGTGCAGGTTACTCAGCATTTGCTGCAGCGCCCGCTCATGAACAGCACGTTCAAGTAAATAAAAATGATAAAGAATTATTAGCTCGTCTCGTATCAGCCGAAGCCAAAGGAGAGCCTTATGCAGGCAAAGTAGCCGTGGCGACAGTTGTATTAAATAGAGTCGACAGCAGCAAATTCCCAGACACTGTAAAAGGTGTTATTTATCAAAAAGGTCAGTATAGTCCGGTCAGCAACGGTCAAATTAATAAACCTGCAGACAAAGATTCAAAAAAAGCTGTAGAAGAAGCAATTAACTTCCAAGGTCAAGGAAAAGGTTCATTATTCTTCTTTAATCCTGATAAAACGGGAGATCAATGGCTGCGCCAAAAACAAGAAACAATTAAAATAGGAAATCATGTATTTGCAAAATAA
- the thrS gene encoding threonine--tRNA ligase encodes MSKQVEAEKRNHQKLGQELELFMSMEEAPGMPFFLPNGMIIRNELENYWKQKHYKAGYQEIKTPIMMKQELWEQSGHWEHYHENMYFSNVDKQNYAIKPMNCPGAILLFNSKRRSYRELPIRYAELGLVHRHELSGSLNGLLRVRSFTQDDAHLFVELSQIEAEISRILAFIHDFYSHFGFDYKVELSTRPEKFMGDIETWNQAEKSLQSVLSEKGLDYQVNEGDGAFYGPKIDFHILDSLGRSWQCGTVQLDFLMPEKFDCMYIGEDNKPHRPVMIHRAIYGSVERFMAILIEHYEGQFPLWLAPVQLKLLPIAPPHVEYAYKVKHELELKGYRVEVDDRIEKIGLKIREAEMLKVPYMAVIGDKEVENESLAMRKHGKKNIGTVSVEEAAVHLNKEKNSNRVC; translated from the coding sequence ATGTCAAAACAAGTGGAAGCAGAAAAGCGAAATCATCAAAAGTTAGGTCAAGAACTGGAGCTGTTTATGTCGATGGAAGAAGCTCCTGGTATGCCATTTTTCTTACCTAACGGAATGATTATTCGAAATGAGTTAGAAAATTATTGGAAACAAAAGCATTATAAAGCAGGCTATCAAGAAATAAAAACACCCATCATGATGAAACAGGAACTCTGGGAACAATCAGGGCACTGGGAGCATTATCATGAGAATATGTATTTTTCAAATGTTGACAAACAAAACTATGCGATTAAACCGATGAATTGTCCGGGAGCCATTTTATTGTTTAACAGCAAGCGAAGAAGCTACCGAGAACTTCCGATTCGATACGCAGAGCTTGGATTAGTTCATCGTCACGAGCTTTCTGGGTCTTTAAACGGATTGCTAAGAGTCCGTTCATTTACACAGGACGACGCTCATTTATTCGTAGAACTCAGTCAGATTGAAGCTGAGATTAGCCGCATTCTAGCGTTTATCCATGACTTTTACTCACATTTTGGCTTCGATTACAAAGTAGAGCTATCCACACGACCTGAAAAATTCATGGGAGATATTGAAACATGGAACCAAGCAGAAAAGTCGCTTCAATCTGTGTTAAGTGAAAAAGGCTTAGACTATCAGGTGAATGAAGGAGATGGAGCTTTTTATGGGCCGAAAATTGATTTTCATATTTTAGATTCCTTAGGTCGAAGCTGGCAGTGCGGAACAGTTCAGCTTGATTTCTTAATGCCGGAGAAGTTTGACTGTATGTATATTGGAGAAGACAATAAACCTCATCGTCCCGTAATGATTCACCGCGCTATATACGGTTCCGTTGAGCGATTCATGGCCATCTTGATTGAACATTACGAAGGCCAATTTCCTCTTTGGTTAGCTCCTGTTCAACTCAAACTATTGCCTATTGCACCGCCACACGTGGAATATGCATATAAAGTGAAACACGAGCTGGAGTTAAAAGGGTATCGTGTTGAAGTAGACGATCGCATTGAAAAAATAGGGCTGAAAATTCGAGAAGCAGAAATGCTGAAAGTTCCTTATATGGCTGTGATAGGAGATAAAGAAGTGGAAAATGAATCGCTTGCTATGCGAAAGCACGGGAAGAAAAATATAGGAACAGTAAGTGTGGAAGAGGCAGCTGTACACTTGAATAAAGAAAAGAATTCAAACAGAGTTTGTTGA
- a CDS encoding DMT family transporter, with translation MISKLTRIHVHLLFCLLAVIGGTTWAFQKTGLKDSLPLWSAGMRFLIASLIIALYLLLTKKMAVSKEVVIISVLNGILYFALPFGSVYWASVYLPSGLVSVLAASISVFALLFNRLFKGTPATKGQKLGVVMCLIGMSVVFGNQLFIQGNVIQIVAMIVILMAMLGSAFITVQVQSRIKSLPIMTFNSFSMLSGGVCLLIVSLFVENGNRTFSGISLISLLYLAIIGSVVGFSINIYLLKKWHISKATAHLFISPVIALYVGFVFLGETLNKQVYIGTAFVIAGVIFINLKKQIEKNTNNSTLKSSKNISAK, from the coding sequence GTGATTTCTAAATTAACCCGTATTCATGTACATCTTTTGTTCTGTCTATTAGCGGTCATCGGGGGAACGACATGGGCTTTTCAAAAGACTGGATTAAAGGATAGCTTGCCTCTATGGTCAGCAGGTATGAGGTTTTTAATTGCTAGTTTAATAATTGCCCTCTACCTCTTACTCACAAAAAAAATGGCCGTTTCAAAAGAAGTAGTAATCATTTCAGTATTAAACGGAATTTTGTACTTTGCTCTACCGTTTGGTTCTGTTTATTGGGCATCCGTCTATTTGCCAAGCGGGCTTGTTTCCGTTTTAGCTGCCAGCATTTCAGTGTTTGCTCTTTTATTTAATCGCTTATTTAAAGGAACACCAGCTACAAAAGGACAAAAGCTAGGTGTAGTCATGTGCTTAATTGGTATGAGCGTTGTATTTGGAAATCAGCTGTTTATACAGGGAAATGTGATTCAAATAGTAGCCATGATCGTCATTTTAATGGCTATGCTAGGTTCTGCTTTTATAACTGTTCAAGTTCAATCTCGCATAAAATCCTTGCCTATTATGACCTTTAATTCTTTTTCGATGCTAAGTGGAGGCGTTTGTTTACTGATTGTTAGTCTATTTGTAGAAAATGGAAACCGCACTTTCTCTGGGATTAGTCTTATCTCATTATTATACTTGGCCATTATAGGGTCGGTCGTGGGGTTTTCTATTAATATTTATTTATTAAAAAAATGGCATATATCAAAAGCAACGGCGCATTTATTTATTTCACCGGTTATCGCCTTATATGTAGGATTTGTCTTTTTAGGTGAAACATTAAACAAACAGGTCTATATAGGTACAGCGTTTGTAATAGCAGGGGTTATATTTATTAACTTGAAAAAGCAAATAGAGAAAAACACAAATAACTCTACTCTTAAATCATCTAAAAATATTTCTGCTAAGTAG
- a CDS encoding sulfatase-like hydrolase/transferase, translated as MQKQPNFLLIIVDEERFPPLYESKELKKWRKKHLKAHKFLKQHGMEFTRHYVGSTACSPSRATLFTGQYPSLHGVTQTQGIAKKSQDPDMFWLQPNTVPTMGEYFKKAGYQTFYKGKWHISDENILIPGTHNVFSSYQMQTGIPDPEKECLYQRANKLEKFGFSGWIGPEPEGRNPRNSGSSAAIGVSGRDEIYAEEIIELIQRLEHQAPAQPWLMVASFVNPHDIALFGAITKHLPMFQFSIDETIPNIDPPPTIREPLQTKPSAQSSYKYIYPKALQPTPNSSFYRRLYYQLQKNVDKQILKVLRTMEQSSFYENTIIIFTSDHGDLLGAHGGLHQKWYNMYEESIHVPLLIHNKRLFPSYQRTDTLTSHLDLIPTMLSLANIDASAIQKQLQKSHTEVHPFVGRDLSGILRGETCAEQEETAIFFMTDDDPTKGLHQTNFLGESYPSVVQPNHIQAVIVEFSSAAGKEIWKYARYHDNLQFWSADDEKDEFIHGEQYEGYPVSFATLKTNRVPDQIEMYNLTKDPLETVNLAHLYFSTNETRKIQRQLDVILKEQVRKKRIFPQSESMHDELPSKDR; from the coding sequence ATGCAGAAACAGCCTAATTTTTTGTTGATTATCGTGGACGAGGAGCGATTTCCACCCTTATATGAAAGTAAAGAACTAAAAAAGTGGAGAAAAAAGCATTTAAAAGCACATAAATTTTTAAAACAGCATGGAATGGAGTTTACTCGTCATTACGTCGGTTCTACAGCTTGTTCACCAAGTCGAGCTACATTGTTTACAGGACAATACCCTTCCTTGCATGGAGTTACGCAAACGCAAGGTATCGCAAAGAAGTCACAAGATCCTGATATGTTTTGGCTGCAGCCTAATACCGTCCCGACGATGGGAGAGTATTTTAAGAAGGCTGGGTATCAAACCTTTTATAAAGGAAAATGGCATATTTCTGATGAGAACATCTTAATTCCAGGAACACATAACGTTTTTTCTAGCTATCAGATGCAAACAGGAATACCGGATCCAGAGAAAGAATGCCTCTATCAACGGGCTAATAAGCTTGAAAAGTTTGGTTTTTCAGGGTGGATTGGTCCGGAACCGGAAGGGAGAAATCCGCGCAATTCTGGTTCATCTGCGGCCATTGGAGTGAGCGGACGAGACGAAATATATGCAGAGGAAATCATAGAGCTTATTCAACGATTAGAACATCAAGCGCCTGCGCAGCCTTGGCTCATGGTAGCTTCATTTGTGAACCCGCATGACATTGCGCTGTTCGGAGCGATTACCAAACACCTTCCTATGTTTCAGTTTTCTATTGATGAGACGATTCCAAACATCGATCCGCCACCTACCATTAGAGAACCTTTACAAACAAAGCCTAGCGCTCAAAGCAGCTATAAATATATCTATCCAAAAGCGCTGCAGCCAACCCCAAATTCTAGCTTCTACCGGCGCTTGTATTATCAGCTGCAAAAAAATGTTGATAAACAAATTTTAAAAGTTCTTCGGACCATGGAACAATCTTCGTTCTATGAAAATACAATTATTATTTTTACGTCTGATCACGGTGATTTGCTTGGAGCTCACGGGGGACTACATCAAAAATGGTACAACATGTATGAAGAATCTATTCACGTTCCGCTTCTCATTCATAACAAGCGTTTGTTTCCTAGTTATCAACGTACAGACACACTGACTAGCCACCTTGACTTGATCCCGACAATGCTTAGTTTAGCTAATATAGATGCTTCCGCTATTCAAAAGCAATTACAAAAAAGTCATACGGAAGTACATCCATTTGTTGGGCGAGACCTGTCAGGTATACTTCGAGGAGAAACGTGTGCTGAGCAAGAGGAAACAGCGATTTTCTTCATGACAGATGATGACCCGACAAAAGGACTTCACCAAACAAATTTTTTAGGAGAAAGCTACCCGTCAGTTGTTCAGCCTAATCATATTCAAGCGGTCATTGTCGAGTTTTCGTCAGCGGCAGGAAAGGAAATTTGGAAATACGCTCGCTATCATGATAATCTGCAATTTTGGTCAGCAGATGACGAAAAAGATGAATTTATTCACGGAGAGCAATATGAAGGTTACCCTGTGAGTTTTGCTACCCTTAAAACAAATCGTGTTCCTGATCAAATTGAAATGTACAATTTGACCAAGGATCCGTTAGAAACAGTAAATCTGGCTCACCTGTATTTTTCGACAAATGAAACAAGGAAAATTCAGCGGCAGCTTGACGTTATTCTTAAAGAACAAGTCAGGAAAAAACGGATTTTTCCCCAAAGTGAAAGCATGCATGATGAGCTTCCGTCTAAAGATAGATAA